The nucleotide sequence AATAGATGATTGTGAAATCTTTTCAAGAGATATTGAATCATTTTTAGATGAAAAAGATATAATTGACTCTTCATATGATTTAATAGTTAGTTCTCCAGGATTAGACAGACCTTTAAGAAATATTAATGATTTTATTAGATTTAAAGGTAAATTATCAAAAATAATTCTTAAAGAAAGAATTGAAAACAGAACAGCTATAAAAGGATATATTGAAGATGTTCAAAACAACATAATTTCTATTAAAGAGAAAGATGGAGGAAAAGTTATAAAAATACCATACGAAAAAATATTAAGATCAAATCTAGAAATCGATATATAATGGAGGTGCTAACATGAATGTTGTATTAATAGAAGCTTTAGAGGAATTGGAAAGAGAAAAAGATATAAAAAAAGAGGTTCTATTGGAAATTATCGAAAAAGCTATTGAAAAAGCTTATAAAAATAATTATGAAATGGAAAACGTTGAAGTTTTTATTGATAAAACACATGGAGAAATATCTATCTATCAAATATTAAAAGTGGTAGAAGAAGTTACTAATGAGGGTGAAGAAATATCATTAGAAGAAGCAAAAAAAATAAACCCAAAGGCGCAAATTGGAGAATTAATTAAAAAGAAAATTAATCCCAAAAAAGAATTTAAAAGAATTGCAGCACAAACTGCAAAACAAGTTATTAAACAAAGCATTAGAGAAATCGAAAAGGAAAACTTATACCACAAATATTCCCCTTTACAAGGAAAAATAACTACAGCAGAAGTTTTAAAAGTTACTCCTGATTATGCTGATATAAGAATTGGTAAATTAGAAACAAAATTACCAAAAAAAGAATGGATACCTAATGAATCATTATATACAGGAGATATAATTAAAGTATATATTAAAAGTATTCAACAA is from Marinitoga litoralis and encodes:
- the rimP gene encoding ribosome maturation factor RimP, coding for MREIKDLIKVKADEIAKKMNLEVFDISLKKVRRKLKLEIIIDKIDGFVGIDDCEIFSRDIESFLDEKDIIDSSYDLIVSSPGLDRPLRNINDFIRFKGKLSKIILKERIENRTAIKGYIEDVQNNIISIKEKDGGKVIKIPYEKILRSNLEIDI
- the nusA gene encoding transcription termination factor NusA — protein: MNVVLIEALEELEREKDIKKEVLLEIIEKAIEKAYKNNYEMENVEVFIDKTHGEISIYQILKVVEEVTNEGEEISLEEAKKINPKAQIGELIKKKINPKKEFKRIAAQTAKQVIKQSIREIEKENLYHKYSPLQGKITTAEVLKVTPDYADIRIGKLETKLPKKEWIPNESLYTGDIIKVYIKSIQQTTKGPKILVTRSEPEFVEELFKMNIPEIEDGIVKIKKIYREPGVRSKIAVYSEDPKIDPVGACIGENGVRISQILEDLKNLEKIDVIKWSDDIEELVKNALAPAQVLNIKLDKKNKTAIVTVPENQLSLAIGKGGQNARAAAKITGWKIDIHTV